Proteins encoded in a region of the Carassius gibelio isolate Cgi1373 ecotype wild population from Czech Republic chromosome B5, carGib1.2-hapl.c, whole genome shotgun sequence genome:
- the LOC127958851 gene encoding small G protein signaling modulator 1 isoform X6: protein MATTTAEAETRQRLLRNVKKEVKQIMEEAVTRKFVHEDSSHIVSFCAAVEACVLHGLKRRAAGFLRSNKIAALFTKVGKSFPPAEELCRKAQELELVFESKRSQSLSYSESTRKMPKVLNFSPQAVRHVWIHTALIEKVLDKIVLYLVENSSKFYEKEAILMDPVDGPILASLLVGPCALEYTKMKTADHFWTDPSADELVQRHRIHSGHCRQDSPTKRPALCIQKRHSSSSMDERPSPSPSARDYVESLHQNSRATLLFGKNNVLVQPRDDMEAIPGYLSLHQTADCMTLKWTPNQLMNGSMGDLDYEKSVYWDYAMTIRLEEIVYLHCHQQVDCGGTVVLVSQDGIQRPPLRFPRGGHLLQFLSCLENGLLPHGQLDPPLWSQRGKGKIFPKLKKRCPQGSSDSVSDKEEEEATDYVFRIVFPNSQSEFVAPELMDQGSNMWHPTPRKSSCSSCSQSSFSDGAPPNGCNHERAPLKLLCDNMKNQIISRAFYGWLAYCRHLSTVRTHLSGLVNHSIVEPDVPSDAYGGLTTEVWQKFLQDCSTIEEKELLRLVYFGGVEPSLRKEVWPFLLGHYQFGMSEADRKEVDEQMRASYEQTMSEWLRCEAIVRQREKEQHAVALAKCSSGASIDSVTQRIMHRDSTVSNESSQSCSSGRQRDSRLQSDSSSSTQVFESVEEVDQIESEPKCEDAKQVSKISNGTPQNGTSSPDSGLPSSRNFSITSGHSDSLSTEDSGIHDPSLKAQPQLAVSKERFASSSGEVTEEEKSKKATESLSDKMSEVETEGLRMARDAFEAPAAVRSHMTKMEAGDSPERTLTSENEALAEIPKVTEVEESTPSEQKMNENPDDDTEKETNQLNKAKDHKTCIDDANDFSGTQRALKPSDEKENKTSELPSGAGTTVKRKATSFLPKTIGTELRERTDDSKKSTHKEMQRKAPVIEETVVPLVHEAFSTREMGEAQDATESDESPSAIQMEEIPTAKVSMVWERKSSPKRKASERTAVAVLELRLEEAHGKPSSEGMDSEEPEMESLCPQLDSLAVNAEKNEATAPVAYIGTTCSQELLDLYTLNLHRIDKDVQRCDRNYWYFTPANLEKLRNIMCSYIWQHLEIGYVQGMCDLLAPLLVILDDEAMAFSCFTELMKRMNQNFPHGGAMDKHFANMRSLIQILDAELFELMHQNGDYTHFYFCYRWFLLDFKRELVYDDVFAVWEVIWAAKCVSSSHFGLFIALSLVEIYRDIILENNMDFTDIIKFFNEMAEHHNIKQILTLARDLVCKVQTLIENK, encoded by the exons ctgCTGTTGAAGCCTGTGTGCTTCATGGGTTGAAGCGGAGAGCTGCTGGTTTCTTGCGAAGCAACAAGATAGCTGCGCTCTTCACCAAAGTGGGCAAAAGCTTCCCTCCAGCTGAAGAGCTGTGCAGAAAAGCCCAGGAGCTGGAACTGGTCTTTGAGAGCAA ACGAAGTCAGTCTCTCTCATACAGCGAAAGCACCCGTAAGATGCCCAAAGTCCTAAACTTCTCACCTCAGGCCGTCAGACATGTGTGGATCCACACCGCACTCATTGAGAAAGTGCTAGACAAGATCGTGCTGTACCTGGTGGAAAACAGCAG TAAGTTTTATGAGAAGGAAGCTATCCTAATGGACCCTGTGGATGGCCCTATCCTTGCCTCTTTGTTAG TGGGCCCATGTGCATTGGAGTACACTAAAATGAAGACGGCAGATCATTTCTGGACGGATCCTTCAGCTGACGAGTTGGTGCAAAGGCATCGTATTCACAGTGGCCATTGCCGACAAGACTCTCCTACAAAGAGACCTGCCCTCTGT atTCAGAAAAGACACTCCAGTAGTAGTATGGATGAAAGGCCATCTCCCTCCCCCTCTGCCAGAGACTACGTGGAGTCTCTTCATCAGAATTCCAGAGCGACCCTCCTGTTCGGCAAGAACAACGTTCTGGTGCAGCCG AGGGATGATATGGAAGCAATCCCAGGGTACCTCTCTCTCCACCAGACGGCTGACTGCATGACTCTGAAATGGACGCCAAATCAGCTAATGAACGGCTCCATGGGAGATCTCGACTATGAGAAGAG TGTTTACTGGGACTATGCCATGACCATCCGCCTGGAGGAGATTGTGTACTTGCACTGTCATCAGCAGG TGGACTGTGGGGGAACAGTGGTTCTGGTTAGTCAGGATGGGATTCAAAGGCCACCGCTTCGTTTTCCCCGCGGTGGTCACCTCCTACAGTTCCTCTCCTGTCTGGAAAATGGGCTGCTGCCTCACGGACAGTTAGACCCGCCGCTTTGGTCCCAGAGAGGAAAG GGTAAAATATTTCCTAAGCTAAAGAAGAGATGTCCACAGGGATCCTCAGACTCTGTCTCAGAcaaagaagaggaagaagcaaCCGATTATGTCTTCCGCATTGTTTTCCCAAACAGCCAGTCAGAATTTG TGGCACCAGAATTGATGGATCAGGGATCAAACATGTGGCACCCAACACCAAGGAAATCATCTTGCTCTTCCTGCTCACAGAGTAGTTTCTCTGATGGAGCACCGCCCAATGGATGCAATCATGAAAG GGCCCCTCTGAAGTTGCTGTGTGACAACATGAAGAACCAAATCATCTCTCGGGCTTTCTATGGAT GGCTGGCGTACTGCCGTCACCTGTCCACGGTACGCACTCACCTGTCTGGCCTTGTCAATCACTCTATTGTGGAGCCAGATGTGCCCAGTGATGCCTATGGAGGCCTCACGACAGAAGTGTGGCAGAAGTTTCTTCAAGATTGCAGT ACTATTGAGGAGAAGGAGTTGCTGCGGCTAGTTTATTTCGGTGGAGTTGAGCCTTCTTTGCGAAAGGAGGTCTGGCCTTTCCTGCTGGGTCATTACCAATTTGGGATGTCTGAGGCTGACAGAAAAGAG GTGGATGAGCAGATGCGGGCAAGCTACGAGCAGACAATGAGCGAATGGCTGCGGTGTGAGGCCATTGttagacagagagaaaaagaacagCACGCTGTGGCGTTAGCCAAGTGTTCGTCTGGGGCGAGTATAGACAGCGTCACACAGAGAATAATGCACCGTGACTCCACCGTCAGTAATGAG TCCTCGCAGAGCTGTAGTTCAGGCAGGCAAAGAGATTCCAGGCTGCAGAGCGACTCCAGCAGCAGTACTCAA GTGTTTGAGTCTGTAGAAGAAGTCGACCAGATCGAGTCCGAACCCAAGTGTGAAGACGCAAAACAGGTTTCCAAAATCTCAAATGGAACACCGCAAAATGGCACAAGTTCTCCAGACTCCGGTCTACCCTCTTCCAGAAACTTCTCCATTACTTCTGGTCACTCAGACTCTTTGAGCACAGAGGACAGTGGGATACATGACCCAAGCCTTAAAGCTCAACCACAGCTAGCAGTATCAAAGGAGAGATTTGCGAGTTCATCTGGTGAGGTGACTGAGGAAG AGAAAAGCAAGAAGGCCACAGAGAGCCTTTCCGATAAAATGTCAGAGGTGGAGACTGAGGGGCTGAGGATGGCTCGAGATGCCTTTGAGGCTCCTGCAGCAGTTCGCAGCCACATGACCAAAATGGAAGCGGGCGACTCTCCAGAGAGGACTTTGACATCAGAAAATGAAGCACTGGCAGAAATTCCCAAAGTGACAGAGGTCGAGGAATCCACTCCTTCAGAGCAGAAGATGAATGAGAATCCG GACGATGATACAGAGAAAGAAACCAATCAATTAAACAAAGCTAAAGACCACAAGACATGCATAGATGACGCCAATGATTTTAGTGGCACACAAAGAGCTTTAAAACCAagtgatgagaaagaaaacaagacCAGTGAGTTACCCAGTGGAGCTGGAACAACAGTAAAGAGGAAAGCAACATCATTTCTCCCAAAAACCATTGGTACAGAGCTAAGAGAAAGAACGGATGATTCAAAGAAGAGCACACATAAAGAAATGCAGAGGAAAGCTCCAGTAATTGAAGAGACGGTGGTCCCATTGGTGCATGAAGCTTTTAGCACAAGAGAGATGGGTGAAGCCCAAGATGCAACTGAGTCAGACGAGTCTCCCTCTGCAATTCAAATGGAAGAGATTCCTACAGCTAAAGTGTCCATGGTTTGGGAAAGGAAGAGTTCACCTAAAAGGAAGGCTAGTGAGCGGACAGCTGTAGCTGTGTTGGAGCTCAGGCTGGAGGAAGCTCATGGAAAGCCCAGCTCTGAAGGAATGGACTCTGAGGAGCCAGAGATGGAGAGTCTTTGCCCACAGCTGGATTCACTGGCTGTAAACGCTGAGAAGAATGAAGCTACCGCTCCAGTTGCCTATATAGGCACCACTTGTTCT CAAGAGCTTTTGGACCTGTACACTCTAAATCTGCATCGCATTGATAAAGACGTTCAGCGCTGTGACCGAAATTACTGGTATTTTACTCCTGCTAACTTGGAAAAATTGCGCAACATCATGTGCAG TTATATCTGGCAGCACCTGGAAATTGGATATGTCCAGGGCATGTGTGACCTGCTCGCTCCCTTGCTAGTTATTCTAGATGATG AGGCCATGGCTTTTAGTTGTTTCACTGAACTAATGAAAAGGATGAATCAAAATTTTCCTCATGGAGGTGCGATGGACAAACACTTTGCCAATATGAGATCTCTCATCCAG ATTCTAGACGCAGAGCTGTTTGAGCTAATGCATCAGAACGGAGACTACACACACTTCTACTTCTGCTATCGCTGGTTTCTTCTTGACTTTAAAAGAG AGTTGGTGTATGATGATGTGTTTGCTGTTTGGGAGGTCATCTGGGCGGCTAAGTGTGTCTCCTCCAGTCATTTTGGGCTCTTCATTGCACTTTCATTGGTGGAGATATACAGAGACATCATACTAGAAAACAATATGGACTTCACAGACATCATCAAGTTTTTCAATG AAATGGCTGAGCATCACAATATCAAGCAAATTCTGACTCTGGCTCGAGACCTGGTTTGCAAAGTGCAGACGCTTATAGAGAACAAGTAA
- the LOC127958851 gene encoding small G protein signaling modulator 1 isoform X5, with protein sequence MATTTAEAETRQRLLRNVKKEVKQIMEEAVTRKFVHEDSSHIVSFCAAVEACVLHGLKRRAAGFLRSNKIAALFTKVGKSFPPAEELCRKAQELELVFESKRSQSLSYSESTRKMPKVLNFSPQAVRHVWIHTALIEKVLDKIVLYLVENSSKFYEKEAILMDPVDGPILASLLVGPCALEYTKMKTADHFWTDPSADELVQRHRIHSGHCRQDSPTKRPALCIQKRHSSSSMDERPSPSPSARDYVESLHQNSRATLLFGKNNVLVQPRDDMEAIPGYLSLHQTADCMTLKWTPNQLMNGSMGDLDYEKSVYWDYAMTIRLEEIVYLHCHQQVDCGGTVVLVSQDGIQRPPLRFPRGGHLLQFLSCLENGLLPHGQLDPPLWSQRGKGKIFPKLKKRCPQGSSDSVSDKEEEEATDYVFRIVFPNSQSEFVAPELMDQGSNMWHPTPRKSSCSSCSQSSFSDGAPPNGCNHERAPLKLLCDNMKNQIISRAFYGWLAYCRHLSTVRTHLSGLVNHSIVEPDVPSDAYGGLTTEVWQKFLQDCSTIEEKELLRLVYFGGVEPSLRKEVWPFLLGHYQFGMSEADRKEVDEQMRASYEQTMSEWLRCEAIVRQREKEQHAVALAKCSSGASIDSVTQRIMHRDSTVSNESSQSCSSGRQRDSRLQSDSSSSTQVFESVEEVDQIESEPKCEDAKQVSKISNGTPQNGTSSPDSGLPSSRNFSITSGHSDSLSTEDSGIHDPSLKAQPQLAVSKERFASSSGEVTEEEKSKKATESLSDKMSEVETEGLRMARDAFEAPAAVRSHMTKMEAGDSPERTLTSENEALAEIPKVTEVEESTPSEQKMNENPVSVDTERSHMGIKDIIAIPEEPLATKDHKVSDALEHKVIADILVSVSKDDDTEKETNQLNKAKDHKTCIDDANDFSGTQRALKPSDEKENKTSELPSGAGTTVKRKATSFLPKTIGTELRERTDDSKKSTHKEMQRKAPVIEETVVPLVHEAFSTREMGEAQDATESDESPSAIQMEEIPTAKVSMVWERKSSPKRKASERTAVAVLELRLEEAHGKPSSEGMDSEEPEMESLCPQLDSLAVNAEKNEATAPVAYIGTTCSQELLDLYTLNLHRIDKDVQRCDRNYWYFTPANLEKLRNIMCSYIWQHLEIGYVQGMCDLLAPLLVILDDEAMAFSCFTELMKRMNQNFPHGGAMDKHFANMRSLIQILDAELFELMHQNGDYTHFYFCYRWFLLDFKRELVYDDVFAVWEVIWAAKCVSSSHFGLFIALSLVEIYRDIILENNMDFTDIIKFFNEMAEHHNIKQILTLARDLVCKVQTLIENK encoded by the exons ctgCTGTTGAAGCCTGTGTGCTTCATGGGTTGAAGCGGAGAGCTGCTGGTTTCTTGCGAAGCAACAAGATAGCTGCGCTCTTCACCAAAGTGGGCAAAAGCTTCCCTCCAGCTGAAGAGCTGTGCAGAAAAGCCCAGGAGCTGGAACTGGTCTTTGAGAGCAA ACGAAGTCAGTCTCTCTCATACAGCGAAAGCACCCGTAAGATGCCCAAAGTCCTAAACTTCTCACCTCAGGCCGTCAGACATGTGTGGATCCACACCGCACTCATTGAGAAAGTGCTAGACAAGATCGTGCTGTACCTGGTGGAAAACAGCAG TAAGTTTTATGAGAAGGAAGCTATCCTAATGGACCCTGTGGATGGCCCTATCCTTGCCTCTTTGTTAG TGGGCCCATGTGCATTGGAGTACACTAAAATGAAGACGGCAGATCATTTCTGGACGGATCCTTCAGCTGACGAGTTGGTGCAAAGGCATCGTATTCACAGTGGCCATTGCCGACAAGACTCTCCTACAAAGAGACCTGCCCTCTGT atTCAGAAAAGACACTCCAGTAGTAGTATGGATGAAAGGCCATCTCCCTCCCCCTCTGCCAGAGACTACGTGGAGTCTCTTCATCAGAATTCCAGAGCGACCCTCCTGTTCGGCAAGAACAACGTTCTGGTGCAGCCG AGGGATGATATGGAAGCAATCCCAGGGTACCTCTCTCTCCACCAGACGGCTGACTGCATGACTCTGAAATGGACGCCAAATCAGCTAATGAACGGCTCCATGGGAGATCTCGACTATGAGAAGAG TGTTTACTGGGACTATGCCATGACCATCCGCCTGGAGGAGATTGTGTACTTGCACTGTCATCAGCAGG TGGACTGTGGGGGAACAGTGGTTCTGGTTAGTCAGGATGGGATTCAAAGGCCACCGCTTCGTTTTCCCCGCGGTGGTCACCTCCTACAGTTCCTCTCCTGTCTGGAAAATGGGCTGCTGCCTCACGGACAGTTAGACCCGCCGCTTTGGTCCCAGAGAGGAAAG GGTAAAATATTTCCTAAGCTAAAGAAGAGATGTCCACAGGGATCCTCAGACTCTGTCTCAGAcaaagaagaggaagaagcaaCCGATTATGTCTTCCGCATTGTTTTCCCAAACAGCCAGTCAGAATTTG TGGCACCAGAATTGATGGATCAGGGATCAAACATGTGGCACCCAACACCAAGGAAATCATCTTGCTCTTCCTGCTCACAGAGTAGTTTCTCTGATGGAGCACCGCCCAATGGATGCAATCATGAAAG GGCCCCTCTGAAGTTGCTGTGTGACAACATGAAGAACCAAATCATCTCTCGGGCTTTCTATGGAT GGCTGGCGTACTGCCGTCACCTGTCCACGGTACGCACTCACCTGTCTGGCCTTGTCAATCACTCTATTGTGGAGCCAGATGTGCCCAGTGATGCCTATGGAGGCCTCACGACAGAAGTGTGGCAGAAGTTTCTTCAAGATTGCAGT ACTATTGAGGAGAAGGAGTTGCTGCGGCTAGTTTATTTCGGTGGAGTTGAGCCTTCTTTGCGAAAGGAGGTCTGGCCTTTCCTGCTGGGTCATTACCAATTTGGGATGTCTGAGGCTGACAGAAAAGAG GTGGATGAGCAGATGCGGGCAAGCTACGAGCAGACAATGAGCGAATGGCTGCGGTGTGAGGCCATTGttagacagagagaaaaagaacagCACGCTGTGGCGTTAGCCAAGTGTTCGTCTGGGGCGAGTATAGACAGCGTCACACAGAGAATAATGCACCGTGACTCCACCGTCAGTAATGAG TCCTCGCAGAGCTGTAGTTCAGGCAGGCAAAGAGATTCCAGGCTGCAGAGCGACTCCAGCAGCAGTACTCAA GTGTTTGAGTCTGTAGAAGAAGTCGACCAGATCGAGTCCGAACCCAAGTGTGAAGACGCAAAACAGGTTTCCAAAATCTCAAATGGAACACCGCAAAATGGCACAAGTTCTCCAGACTCCGGTCTACCCTCTTCCAGAAACTTCTCCATTACTTCTGGTCACTCAGACTCTTTGAGCACAGAGGACAGTGGGATACATGACCCAAGCCTTAAAGCTCAACCACAGCTAGCAGTATCAAAGGAGAGATTTGCGAGTTCATCTGGTGAGGTGACTGAGGAAG AGAAAAGCAAGAAGGCCACAGAGAGCCTTTCCGATAAAATGTCAGAGGTGGAGACTGAGGGGCTGAGGATGGCTCGAGATGCCTTTGAGGCTCCTGCAGCAGTTCGCAGCCACATGACCAAAATGGAAGCGGGCGACTCTCCAGAGAGGACTTTGACATCAGAAAATGAAGCACTGGCAGAAATTCCCAAAGTGACAGAGGTCGAGGAATCCACTCCTTCAGAGCAGAAGATGAATGAGAATCCGGTAAGTGTGGACACTGAAAGGTCCCACATGGGAATTAAAGATATCATAGCAATCCCAGAGGAACCTTTGGCAACAAAAGATCATAAGGTATCAGATGCACTTGAGCATAAGGTTATAGCTGACATACTGGTGTCTGTTTCAAAGGACGATGATACAGAGAAAGAAACCAATCAATTAAACAAAGCTAAAGACCACAAGACATGCATAGATGACGCCAATGATTTTAGTGGCACACAAAGAGCTTTAAAACCAagtgatgagaaagaaaacaagacCAGTGAGTTACCCAGTGGAGCTGGAACAACAGTAAAGAGGAAAGCAACATCATTTCTCCCAAAAACCATTGGTACAGAGCTAAGAGAAAGAACGGATGATTCAAAGAAGAGCACACATAAAGAAATGCAGAGGAAAGCTCCAGTAATTGAAGAGACGGTGGTCCCATTGGTGCATGAAGCTTTTAGCACAAGAGAGATGGGTGAAGCCCAAGATGCAACTGAGTCAGACGAGTCTCCCTCTGCAATTCAAATGGAAGAGATTCCTACAGCTAAAGTGTCCATGGTTTGGGAAAGGAAGAGTTCACCTAAAAGGAAGGCTAGTGAGCGGACAGCTGTAGCTGTGTTGGAGCTCAGGCTGGAGGAAGCTCATGGAAAGCCCAGCTCTGAAGGAATGGACTCTGAGGAGCCAGAGATGGAGAGTCTTTGCCCACAGCTGGATTCACTGGCTGTAAACGCTGAGAAGAATGAAGCTACCGCTCCAGTTGCCTATATAGGCACCACTTGTTCT CAAGAGCTTTTGGACCTGTACACTCTAAATCTGCATCGCATTGATAAAGACGTTCAGCGCTGTGACCGAAATTACTGGTATTTTACTCCTGCTAACTTGGAAAAATTGCGCAACATCATGTGCAG TTATATCTGGCAGCACCTGGAAATTGGATATGTCCAGGGCATGTGTGACCTGCTCGCTCCCTTGCTAGTTATTCTAGATGATG AGGCCATGGCTTTTAGTTGTTTCACTGAACTAATGAAAAGGATGAATCAAAATTTTCCTCATGGAGGTGCGATGGACAAACACTTTGCCAATATGAGATCTCTCATCCAG ATTCTAGACGCAGAGCTGTTTGAGCTAATGCATCAGAACGGAGACTACACACACTTCTACTTCTGCTATCGCTGGTTTCTTCTTGACTTTAAAAGAG AGTTGGTGTATGATGATGTGTTTGCTGTTTGGGAGGTCATCTGGGCGGCTAAGTGTGTCTCCTCCAGTCATTTTGGGCTCTTCATTGCACTTTCATTGGTGGAGATATACAGAGACATCATACTAGAAAACAATATGGACTTCACAGACATCATCAAGTTTTTCAATG AAATGGCTGAGCATCACAATATCAAGCAAATTCTGACTCTGGCTCGAGACCTGGTTTGCAAAGTGCAGACGCTTATAGAGAACAAGTAA